One genomic window of Streptococcus mitis includes the following:
- the rseP gene encoding RIP metalloprotease RseP: MLGILTFILVFGIIVVVHEFGHFYFAKKSGILVREFAIGMGPKIFAHIGKDGTAYTIRILPLGGYVRMAGWGDDTTEIKTGTPVSLTLTDDGKVKRINLSGKKLDQTALPMQVTQFDFEDKLFIKGLVLEEEKTFAVDHDATVVEADGTEVRIAPLDVQYQNATIWGKLITNFAGPMNNFILGVVVFWILIFMQGGVRDVDTNQFHIMPQGALAKVGVPETAQITKIGSHEVSNWESLIQAVESETKDKTAPTLDVTISEKGSDKQVTVTPEESQGRYLLGVQPGIKSDFVSMFVGGFTTAADSALRILSELKNLIFQPDLNKLGGPVAIFKASSDAAKNGIENVLYFLAVISINIGIFNLIPIPALDGGKIVLNILEAIRRKPLKQEIETYVTLAGVVIMVVLMIAVTWNDIMRLFFR, from the coding sequence ATGCTCGGAATTTTAACCTTTATTCTGGTTTTTGGGATTATTGTAGTGGTGCACGAGTTCGGGCACTTCTACTTTGCTAAGAAATCAGGGATTCTAGTGCGTGAATTTGCCATCGGTATGGGACCCAAAATCTTTGCTCATATTGGCAAGGATGGGACAGCCTATACCATTCGGATCTTGCCTCTAGGTGGCTATGTCCGTATGGCCGGTTGGGGTGATGATACAACTGAAATCAAGACAGGAACTCCTGTCAGTTTGACGCTTACTGATGATGGTAAGGTTAAACGCATCAATCTCTCAGGTAAAAAATTGGATCAAACAGCTCTTCCTATGCAGGTGACCCAGTTTGACTTTGAAGACAAGCTCTTTATCAAAGGATTGGTTCTGGAAGAAGAAAAAACATTTGCAGTGGATCACGACGCAACGGTTGTGGAAGCAGATGGAACTGAGGTTCGGATTGCACCTTTAGATGTACAATATCAAAATGCGACTATCTGGGGGAAACTCATTACTAATTTTGCAGGTCCTATGAACAACTTCATCTTAGGTGTCGTTGTTTTCTGGATTTTAATCTTCATGCAGGGTGGTGTCAGAGATGTCGATACCAACCAGTTCCATATTATGCCTCAAGGGGCTTTGGCTAAGGTAGGAGTACCAGAAACGGCACAAATTACCAAGATTGGCTCACATGAGGTTAGCAACTGGGAAAGTTTGATTCAGGCTGTGGAATCAGAAACCAAAGATAAGACGGCCCCGACCTTGGATGTGACTATTTCTGAAAAGGGGAGTGACAAACAAGTCACTGTTACTCCGGAAGAAAGTCAAGGCCGTTACCTTCTAGGTGTTCAACCGGGGATTAAGTCAGATTTTGTATCTATGTTTGTAGGTGGTTTTACAACTGCTGCTGACTCGGCCCTCCGAATTCTCTCAGAACTGAAAAATCTGATTTTCCAACCGGATTTGAACAAGCTAGGTGGACCTGTTGCCATCTTTAAGGCAAGTAGTGATGCTGCTAAAAATGGAATTGAGAATGTCTTGTACTTCTTGGCAGTGATTTCCATCAATATCGGGATTTTTAACCTTATTCCGATTCCAGCTCTGGATGGTGGTAAGATTGTGCTCAATATTCTGGAAGCTATTCGCCGTAAACCATTGAAACAAGAAATTGAAACCTATGTCACCTTGGCCGGAGTGGTCATCATGGTTGTCTTGATGATTGCTGTGACCTGGAATGACATTATGCGACTCTTTTTTAGATAA
- a CDS encoding type I toxin-antitoxin system Fst family toxin translates to MMELVLKTIIGPIVVGVVLRLVDKWLNKDK, encoded by the coding sequence ATGATGGAATTAGTACTCAAAACTATCATCGGACCAATTGTGGTCGGTGTCGTTCTTCGCTTAGTCGATAAATGGCTAAACAAGGACAAATAG
- a CDS encoding GNAT family N-acetyltransferase, giving the protein MITIKKQEIVKLEDVLHLYQAVGWTNYTHQPEMLEQALSHSLVIYLALDGDAVVGLIRLVGDGFSSVLVQDLIVLPIYQRQGIGSALMKEALEDYKDAYQVQLVTDQTERTLVFYRSLGFEALSTYNCIGMTWVNREK; this is encoded by the coding sequence ATGATTACTATTAAAAAGCAAGAAATTGTCAAGCTAGAGGATGTTTTGCATCTCTATCAGGCTGTCGGTTGGACAAATTATACCCATCAACCAGAGATGCTGGAGCAGGCCTTATCTCATTCATTAGTGATTTATCTGGCGCTTGATGGCGATGCTGTGGTGGGCTTGATTCGTTTGGTTGGAGATGGATTCTCATCAGTATTGGTTCAGGATTTAATTGTTTTACCAATCTATCAGCGTCAAGGGATTGGTAGTGCCCTAATGAAAGAGGCTTTAGAGGATTACAAAGATGCCTATCAAGTCCAGCTGGTGACAGACCAGACAGAAAGAACCTTGGTATTCTATCGTTCTTTGGGTTTTGAAGCCTTATCCACCTATAATTGTATAGGGATGACTTGGGTGAATCGAGAAAAATAA
- the ruvB gene encoding Holliday junction branch migration DNA helicase RuvB codes for MSRILDNEIMGDEELVERTLRPQYLREYIGQDKVKDQLEIFIEAAKMRDEALDHVLLFGPPGLGKTTMAFVIANELGVNLKQTSGPVIEKAGDLVAILNDLEPGDVLFIDEIHRLPMSVEEVLYSAMEDFYIDIMIGAGEGSRSVHLELPPFTLIGATTRAGMLSNPLRARFGITGHMEYYAHADLTEIVERTADIFEMEITHEAASELALRSRGTPRIANRLLKRVRDFAQIMGNGVIDDLITDKALTMLDVDHEGLDYVDQKILRTMIEMYGGGPVGLGTLSVNIAEERETVEDMYEPYLIQKGFIMRTRSGRVATAKAYEHLGYEYIEK; via the coding sequence ATGAGTAGAATTTTAGACAATGAGATAATGGGGGACGAGGAGTTAGTGGAACGCACGCTCCGTCCTCAGTATTTACGTGAATATATTGGGCAGGATAAAGTCAAGGACCAGCTCGAAATCTTTATCGAAGCTGCCAAAATGCGGGATGAGGCGCTGGATCATGTCCTCTTATTTGGACCTCCAGGTCTGGGGAAAACGACCATGGCTTTTGTAATTGCCAATGAACTGGGAGTAAATCTTAAGCAGACTTCGGGTCCAGTCATTGAAAAAGCCGGTGATTTGGTAGCGATTTTGAATGACTTAGAGCCTGGGGATGTTCTCTTTATTGATGAGATTCATCGTTTGCCAATGTCAGTGGAAGAGGTGCTTTATAGTGCCATGGAGGACTTCTACATTGATATCATGATTGGGGCTGGTGAAGGCAGTCGCAGTGTTCATTTGGAGTTGCCACCTTTCACTTTGATTGGTGCGACGACTCGGGCTGGTATGCTCTCAAATCCGCTACGGGCACGTTTTGGAATTACAGGTCACATGGAGTATTATGCCCATGCTGACTTGACGGAAATTGTTGAGCGGACGGCAGATATTTTTGAGATGGAAATCACTCATGAGGCAGCATCTGAATTAGCCCTACGTAGTCGTGGAACCCCTCGTATTGCCAATCGTCTCCTCAAACGCGTGCGCGATTTTGCCCAGATTATGGGGAATGGGGTTATCGATGATCTTATTACTGATAAGGCTTTGACTATGCTGGATGTTGACCATGAAGGTCTGGACTATGTGGACCAGAAAATCCTTCGCACCATGATTGAGATGTACGGTGGTGGTCCTGTTGGTCTAGGAACTCTTTCTGTTAACATAGCAGAAGAGCGTGAGACAGTTGAAGACATGTATGAGCCCTACTTGATTCAAAAAGGTTTTATCATGCGGACACGTTCTGGACGGGTGGCGACTGCTAAGGCATATGAGCATTTAGGGTATGAATATATTGAAAAATAA
- the bglA gene encoding 6-phospho-beta-glucosidase: MLRFPKDFVWGSSTSGPQTEGRVAGDGKGDNLWDYWYQVEPNRYYNGIGPDKTSTFYENWEKDIDLLLETGHTAFRTSIQWSRIFPQGRGEVNPQGVDFYRKVFEAIKAKGIRLLVNLYHFDLPFALQEDGDGWENKATVSAYEDYARFCFETYADLVDQWITFNEPIVPVEFGYFYDAHYPHKVDAEAAVKVAYHTQLASSRAVKACHELLPDSKIGIVLNLTPAYPRSQHPADVKAARISDLFQAQSFLDPSVLGTYPQELVEILHEHGLLPDATEEELDLIRDNTVDFLGVNYYQPLRVMAPRFAKHPESPLLPEHFYEPYVMPGRKINPHRGWEIYEQGIYDIAQNIKENYGNIEWMLTENGMGVEGEEKFRENGMIQDDYRIDFVKGHLRELHRAIEDGANCKGYLIWTFIDCWSWLNSYKNRYGLVELDLETQERRLKKSGHWFKELSDNNGF; the protein is encoded by the coding sequence ATGCTAAGATTTCCAAAGGATTTTGTCTGGGGATCCTCTACTTCTGGACCACAAACAGAAGGACGTGTAGCTGGTGACGGTAAGGGAGATAATCTCTGGGATTATTGGTACCAAGTGGAGCCAAATCGTTACTATAATGGGATTGGTCCAGATAAAACATCAACCTTTTATGAAAACTGGGAAAAGGATATTGACCTCTTGTTAGAAACTGGTCACACGGCCTTTCGGACTTCTATTCAGTGGTCACGGATTTTTCCACAAGGGCGTGGGGAAGTCAATCCTCAAGGTGTAGACTTTTACCGTAAGGTTTTTGAGGCTATTAAGGCCAAAGGGATTCGTCTTTTAGTCAATCTTTATCATTTTGATTTGCCTTTTGCCCTTCAAGAGGATGGTGATGGTTGGGAAAATAAGGCAACTGTCTCAGCCTATGAAGACTATGCTCGTTTTTGTTTTGAGACTTATGCAGATTTAGTGGATCAATGGATTACCTTTAACGAGCCAATCGTTCCAGTAGAATTTGGCTATTTTTACGATGCCCATTATCCACATAAGGTGGATGCAGAGGCAGCCGTTAAAGTAGCTTATCATACACAATTGGCCAGCAGTCGGGCGGTCAAGGCCTGCCATGAACTCTTGCCTGATTCCAAGATTGGGATTGTCTTAAACTTGACACCGGCTTATCCACGTAGCCAGCATCCTGCTGATGTTAAGGCAGCTCGCATTTCGGACCTTTTTCAAGCTCAATCTTTCTTAGATCCGTCCGTTTTGGGTACTTATCCACAGGAGTTAGTAGAAATCTTGCATGAACACGGTCTCTTGCCTGATGCTACAGAGGAGGAGTTGGATCTCATTCGTGACAATACGGTGGACTTCCTTGGTGTCAACTACTATCAACCTTTGCGTGTTATGGCTCCTCGATTTGCTAAGCATCCAGAAAGTCCACTCTTACCAGAACATTTTTACGAGCCTTATGTGATGCCTGGACGTAAAATCAATCCTCATCGTGGGTGGGAGATTTATGAGCAAGGGATTTATGACATTGCACAAAATATCAAGGAAAATTATGGCAATATTGAGTGGATGTTGACAGAGAATGGTATGGGTGTTGAAGGGGAAGAAAAATTCCGTGAGAATGGAATGATTCAAGATGATTACCGTATTGACTTTGTAAAAGGTCATCTTCGCGAACTTCACCGTGCTATTGAAGATGGAGCCAACTGTAAAGGATACTTAATCTGGACCTTTATCGATTGCTGGTCATGGCTCAATAGCTATAAAAATCGCTATGGCTTGGTCGAATTAGACTTGGAAACGCAAGAACGTCGTCTGAAGAAATCAGGGCACTGGTTCAAGGAATTAAGCGACAATAATGGATTTTAA
- a CDS encoding phosphatidate cytidylyltransferase: MTQDLQKRTLFAGIALAIFLPILMIGGLLLQIAIGIIAMLAMHELLKMRGLETMTMEGLLTLFATFALTIPLENYLTFLPVDGNVVAYSVLISIMLGTTVFSKSYTIEDAVFPLAMSFYVGFGFNALLDARVAGLDKALLALCIVWATDSGAYLVGMNYGKRKLAPTVSPNKTFEGALGGILGAILVTIIFMMFDNTVALPYGIYKMSVFAIFFSIAGQFGDLLESSIKRHFGVKDSGKFIPGHGGVLDRFDSMLLVFPIMHLFGLF, translated from the coding sequence ATGACACAGGATTTACAGAAAAGAACCTTGTTTGCAGGGATTGCCCTGGCTATTTTCCTACCAATTTTAATGATTGGGGGCCTCTTGCTTCAGATAGCAATTGGAATCATAGCCATGCTAGCCATGCATGAACTTTTGAAGATGAGAGGTCTAGAGACCATGACGATGGAGGGCCTCTTGACCCTCTTTGCAACCTTTGCCTTGACCATTCCCTTGGAGAATTATCTGACTTTTTTACCAGTTGATGGGAATGTGGTTGCCTATAGTGTTTTGATTTCAATCATGTTAGGAACGACCGTTTTTAGCAAGTCTTATACGATTGAGGACGCTGTTTTCCCTCTTGCTATGAGTTTCTATGTTGGCTTTGGATTTAATGCTTTACTAGATGCTCGTGTTGCGGGTTTAGACAAGGCGCTCTTGGCCTTGTGTATTGTCTGGGCGACAGACAGTGGTGCCTATCTTGTTGGGATGAACTATGGTAAACGGAAATTAGCTCCGACAGTTTCTCCAAATAAAACCTTTGAGGGTGCCTTGGGTGGTATTTTAGGTGCTATTTTAGTAACCATCATCTTTATGATGTTTGACAATACAGTTGCTCTTCCGTATGGAATTTACAAGATGTCAGTCTTTGCTATTTTCTTTAGCATAGCTGGACAATTTGGTGATTTACTAGAAAGTTCGATTAAGCGTCACTTTGGTGTCAAGGATTCTGGGAAATTTATCCCTGGACATGGTGGTGTTTTGGATCGTTTCGATAGTATGTTGCTTGTATTTCCAATCATGCACTTATTTGGACTCTTTTAA
- the glmS gene encoding glutamine--fructose-6-phosphate transaminase (isomerizing): MCGIVGVVGNTNATDILIQGLEKLEYRGYDSAGIFVLGGAENHLVKAVGRIAELSAKTAGVEGTTGIGHTRWATHGKPTEDNAHPHRSETERFVLVHNGVIENYLEIKEEYLAGHHFKGQTDTEIAVHLIGKFAEEEGLSVLEAFKKALHIIRGSYAFALIDSENPEVIYVAKNKSPLLIGLGEGYNMVCSDAMAMIRETNQYMEIHDQELVIVKADSVEVQDYDGNSRERASYTAELDLSDIGKGTYPYYMLKEIDEQPTVMRKLIQAYTDEAGQVVVDPAIIQAVQDADRIYILAAGTSYHAGFASKKMLEELTDTPVELGISSEWGYGMPLLSKKPLFIFISQSGETADSRQVLVKANEMGIPSLTVTNVPGSTLSREANHTMLLHAGPEIAVASTKAYTAQIAALAFLAKAVGEANGNAKAQAFDLVHELSIVAQSIESTLSEKETIEAKVRELLETTRNAFYIGRGQDYYVAMEASLKLKEISYIQCEGFAAGELKHGTIALIEEGTPVLALLSDPVLANHTRGNIQEVAARGAKVLTIAEENVAKDTDDIVLTTVHPYLSPISMVVPTQLVAYFATLHRGLDVDKPRNLAKSVTVE; the protein is encoded by the coding sequence ATGTGTGGAATTGTTGGTGTTGTTGGAAACACAAATGCAACTGATATTTTGATTCAAGGGCTTGAAAAGCTCGAATACCGTGGCTATGATTCTGCGGGGATTTTTGTCCTAGGTGGTGCTGAAAATCACCTAGTCAAGGCTGTCGGTCGTATCGCAGAATTATCTGCTAAGACAGCTGGTGTTGAGGGTACAACTGGTATCGGACATACTCGTTGGGCGACTCACGGGAAACCAACGGAAGACAATGCTCACCCACACCGCTCTGAGACAGAACGTTTTGTCTTGGTGCACAATGGAGTGATTGAGAACTACCTTGAAATCAAGGAAGAATACCTTGCAGGTCACCACTTCAAAGGGCAAACAGACACTGAAATTGCCGTTCATTTGATTGGAAAATTTGCGGAAGAAGAAGGGCTCTCAGTTCTTGAAGCCTTCAAAAAAGCTCTTCACATCATCCGTGGTTCTTATGCCTTTGCCTTGATTGACTCTGAAAATCCTGAAGTTATCTACGTAGCTAAGAATAAATCACCACTTTTGATTGGTCTTGGGGAAGGATATAACATGGTCTGCTCAGATGCTATGGCTATGATTCGTGAGACCAATCAATACATGGAAATTCATGACCAAGAGTTGGTAATCGTCAAGGCTGATAGCGTGGAAGTTCAAGACTATGATGGTAATAGTCGTGAGCGTGCTAGCTACACTGCTGAGCTAGACTTGTCAGATATCGGTAAAGGAACTTACCCTTACTACATGCTTAAGGAAATTGACGAGCAACCAACTGTTATGCGTAAACTAATCCAAGCCTACACAGATGAGGCTGGTCAAGTAGTAGTAGACCCAGCTATCATCCAGGCTGTTCAAGACGCAGACCGCATCTATATCCTTGCAGCTGGAACATCTTACCACGCAGGATTTGCTTCTAAGAAGATGCTGGAAGAATTGACGGATACACCAGTTGAACTTGGAATCTCATCTGAGTGGGGCTACGGTATGCCACTTCTCAGCAAGAAACCACTCTTCATCTTTATCAGCCAGTCTGGTGAAACAGCGGATAGTCGTCAAGTTTTAGTCAAGGCTAATGAAATGGGAATCCCAAGCTTGACAGTGACAAATGTCCCAGGTTCAACTCTTTCTCGTGAAGCCAACCATACCATGCTCCTTCATGCAGGACCTGAAATTGCCGTAGCCTCAACCAAGGCTTATACAGCGCAAATTGCAGCCCTTGCCTTCCTGGCAAAAGCAGTTGGTGAAGCAAACGGCAATGCTAAAGCTCAAGCCTTCGACCTGGTTCATGAGTTGTCAATCGTAGCTCAGTCTATCGAGTCAACTCTTTCAGAGAAAGAAACCATTGAAGCCAAGGTTCGTGAGCTTCTTGAAACAACTCGCAACGCCTTTTATATCGGACGTGGTCAAGATTACTATGTAGCCATGGAAGCAAGTCTCAAACTCAAAGAGATTTCTTACATCCAGTGTGAAGGCTTTGCGGCAGGAGAACTCAAGCATGGAACCATTGCCTTGATTGAAGAAGGAACGCCAGTCTTGGCCCTCTTGTCAGATCCAGTCCTTGCCAACCACACTCGTGGAAATATCCAAGAGGTTGCAGCCCGTGGTGCCAAAGTCCTCACTATCGCAGAAGAGAATGTTGCCAAAGATACAGACGATATCGTCCTTACGACTGTACACCCTTACCTCTCACCAATCTCAATGGTCGTGCCAACGCAATTGGTCGCTTACTTTGCAACACTCCACCGTGGCCTTGATGTGGATAAACCACGTAATCTTGCCAAGTCAGTAACGGTAGAATAA
- a CDS encoding proline--tRNA ligase codes for MKQSKMPIPTLREMPSDAQVISHALMLRAGYVRQVSAGVYSYLPLANRVIEKAKNIMRQEFDKIGAVEMLAPALLSAELWRESGRYETYGEDLYKLKNREKSDFILGPTHEETFTAIVRDSVKSYKQLPLNLYQIQPKYRDEKRPRNGLLRTREFIMKDAYSFHANYDSLDSVYDEYKAAYERIFTRSGLDFKAIIGDGGAMGGKDSQEFMAITPARTDLDRWVVLDKSVASFDEIPAEVQEEIKAELLKWMVSGEDTIAYSSESSYAANLEMATNEYKPSNRVVAEEEVTRVATPDVKSIDEVAAFLNVPEEQTIKTLFYMADGELVAALLVGNDQLNEVKLKNHLGADFFDVASEEEVASVVQAGFGSLGPVGLPENVKIIADRKVQDVRNAVVGANEDGYHLTGVNPGRDFTADYVDIREVREGEISPDGQGVLNFARGIEIGHIFKLGTRYSASMGADVLDENGRAVPIIMGCYGIGVSRLLSAVMEQHARLFVNKTPKGEYRYAWGINFPKELAPFDVHLITVNIKDEEAQALTEKLEASLMGAGYEVLTDDRNERVGVKFSDSDLIGLPIRITVGKKAADGIVEVKIKATGDTIEVHADNLLETLEILSKK; via the coding sequence ATGAAACAAAGTAAAATGCCTATCCCAACGCTTCGCGAAATGCCAAGCGATGCTCAAGTTATCAGCCATGCTCTTATGTTGCGAGCTGGTTATGTTCGCCAAGTATCTGCAGGTGTTTATTCTTACCTACCACTTGCCAACCGTGTGATTGAAAAAGCTAAAAATATCATGCGCCAAGAATTCGACAAGATTGGTGCCGTTGAGATGTTGGCTCCTGCCCTTCTTAGTGCAGAATTGTGGCGCGAATCAGGTCGTTACGAAACTTATGGTGAGGACCTTTATAAACTAAAAAACCGTGAAAAATCAGACTTTATCCTAGGTCCAACTCACGAAGAAACCTTTACAGCTATTGTCCGTGATTCTGTTAAGTCTTACAAGCAATTGCCACTTAATCTTTATCAAATCCAGCCTAAGTATCGTGATGAAAAACGCCCACGTAATGGACTTCTCCGTACACGTGAGTTTATCATGAAGGATGCTTACAGTTTCCACGCTAACTATGATAGCTTGGACAGTGTTTACGATGAGTACAAGGCTGCTTATGAGCGTATTTTCACTCGTAGTGGTTTAGACTTCAAGGCTATCATTGGTGACGGTGGAGCCATGGGTGGTAAGGATAGCCAAGAATTTATGGCCATTACACCTGCTCGTACAGACCTTGACCGCTGGGTTGTCTTGGACAAGTCAGTTGCCTCATTTGATGAAATTCCTGCAGAAGTGCAAGAAGAAATCAAGGCAGAATTGCTTAAATGGATGGTTTCTGGTGAGGATACCATTGCTTACTCAAGTGAATCTAGCTATGCAGCCAACTTGGAAATGGCAACAAACGAGTACAAACCAAGCAACCGTGTTGTCGCTGAAGAAGAAGTGACTCGTGTTGCAACACCAGATGTTAAATCAATCGATGAAGTTGCAGCCTTCCTCAACGTTCCAGAAGAACAAACAATTAAAACTCTCTTCTACATGGCAGATGGTGAGCTTGTTGCAGCCCTTCTAGTTGGAAATGATCAACTTAACGAAGTCAAGTTGAAAAACCACTTGGGAGCAGATTTCTTTGACGTTGCTAGCGAAGAAGAAGTAGCAAGTGTTGTGCAAGCAGGATTTGGTTCACTTGGGCCAGTTGGTTTGCCAGAGAATGTTAAAATCATTGCAGACCGTAAGGTGCAAGATGTTCGAAATGCAGTTGTGGGTGCTAACGAAGATGGCTACCACTTGACTGGTGTGAACCCAGGTCGTGATTTTACTGCAGACTATGTGGATATCCGTGAAGTTCGTGAGGGTGAAATTTCACCAGACGGACAAGGTGTTCTTAACTTTGCGCGTGGTATTGAAATTGGTCACATCTTCAAACTCGGTACTCGCTATTCAGCAAGTATGGGAGCAGATGTTTTGGATGAAAATGGCCGTGCTGTGCCAATTATCATGGGATGTTACGGTATCGGTGTCAGCCGTCTCCTTTCAGCAGTGATGGAGCAACACGCTCGCCTCTTTGTTAATAAGACACCAAAAGGTGAATATCGTTACGCTTGGGGAATCAACTTCCCTAAAGAATTGGCGCCATTTGATGTTCACTTGATCACTGTCAATATCAAGGACGAAGAAGCGCAAGCCTTGACAGAAAAGCTTGAAGCAAGTTTGATGGGAGCTGGTTACGAAGTTTTGACAGACGACCGTAACGAACGTGTCGGAGTCAAATTCAGTGATAGCGACTTGATTGGATTGCCAATTCGTATCACTGTTGGGAAGAAAGCGGCCGATGGCATCGTAGAAGTTAAGATTAAAGCGACTGGTGACACCATCGAAGTTCATGCAGATAACTTGCTCGAAACGCTTGAAATCCTTAGTAAGAAATAA
- a CDS encoding nucleotidyltransferase family protein gives MNILKNKAEILDSFRENPDMMAILTIIRNLGLKDSWLAAGSVRNFIWNLLSERPAFDLETDVDVIFFDPDISYEETLFLEKKLRADFPQYQWELKNQVYMHQHSPHTAPYSSSCDAMSKYPERCTAVGLRLNEKSVLELFTPYGLEDILNFQVRPTPHFLENQDRMVLYQTRLSKKNWQEKWKNLIFKNT, from the coding sequence ATGAATATATTGAAAAATAAGGCTGAAATTTTAGACTCTTTCAGAGAAAATCCGGATATGATGGCTATTTTGACTATCATCCGAAACCTTGGTCTGAAAGATTCTTGGTTGGCAGCAGGTTCTGTCAGAAATTTTATCTGGAATCTCTTGTCAGAGAGACCAGCATTTGATCTTGAAACAGATGTAGATGTGATTTTCTTTGATCCGGATATTTCTTATGAGGAAACCTTGTTCCTAGAGAAAAAGTTGAGAGCGGATTTTCCTCAGTATCAGTGGGAATTGAAAAATCAAGTCTATATGCACCAGCACAGCCCTCATACTGCTCCCTATAGCAGCTCTTGTGATGCTATGAGTAAGTATCCAGAACGATGTACGGCTGTTGGACTGCGCTTGAATGAAAAATCCGTTTTGGAACTCTTTACTCCATACGGTTTGGAGGATATTTTGAATTTTCAAGTTCGTCCAACTCCTCATTTTTTAGAGAATCAAGACCGAATGGTTCTCTATCAAACACGATTATCCAAGAAAAATTGGCAGGAGAAATGGAAAAATTTGATTTTTAAAAATACTTAA
- a CDS encoding isoprenyl transferase — MFGFFKKDKAVEVEVPTQVPAHIGIIMDGNGRWAKKRMQPRVFGHKAGMEALQTVTKAANKLGVKVITVYAFSTENWTRPDQEVKFIMNLPVEFYDNYVPELHANNVKIQMIGETDRLPKQTFDALTKAEELTKNNTGLILNFALNYGGRAEITQALKLISQDVLDAKINPGDITEELIGNYLFTQHLPKELRDPDLIIRTSGELRLSNFLPWQGAYSELYFTDTLWPDFDEVALQEAILAYNRRHRRFGGV; from the coding sequence ATGTTTGGATTTTTTAAGAAAGATAAGGCTGTGGAAGTAGAGGTTCCGACACAGGTTCCTGCTCATATCGGCATCATCATGGATGGCAATGGCCGTTGGGCTAAAAAACGTATGCAACCGCGAGTTTTTGGACACAAGGCGGGCATGGAAGCATTGCAAACTGTGACCAAGGCAGCTAACAAACTAGGCGTTAAGGTTATTACGGTCTATGCTTTTTCTACGGAAAACTGGACCCGTCCAGATCAGGAAGTCAAGTTTATCATGAACTTGCCAGTAGAGTTTTATGATAATTATGTCCCGGAATTGCATGCGAATAATGTTAAGATTCAAATGATTGGGGAGACAGACCGCCTGCCTAAGCAGACTTTTGATGCTTTAACCAAGGCTGAGGAATTGACTAAGAACAACACAGGTTTGATACTTAATTTCGCCCTCAACTATGGTGGACGTGCTGAGATTACACAGGCTCTTAAGTTGATTTCCCAGGATGTGTTAGATGCCAAAATCAACCCAGGTGACATCACAGAGGAATTGATTGGCAACTATCTCTTCACCCAGCATTTGCCTAAGGAGTTACGAGACCCAGACTTGATTATTCGGACTAGTGGAGAATTGCGTTTGAGCAATTTCCTTCCATGGCAGGGAGCCTACAGTGAGCTCTATTTTACAGATACCTTGTGGCCTGATTTTGACGAGGTGGCCTTGCAGGAAGCCATTCTTGCCTACAATCGTCGTCATCGCCGATTTGGAGGAGTTTAG